A window of the Cicer arietinum cultivar CDC Frontier isolate Library 1 chromosome 6, Cicar.CDCFrontier_v2.0, whole genome shotgun sequence genome harbors these coding sequences:
- the LOC101488341 gene encoding E3 ubiquitin-protein ligase AIRP2-like translates to MRKSFKDSLKALEADIQFANTLASDYPREDDGACFQMRLSYSPAAQFLMFLVQWTDCHLAGALGFLRILIYKVYDDGKTTMSIYERKASLKEFYGMIFPSLLQLNRGITDVEERKQKDLCATKYKPKDVIRKGKLSEIDIEREEECPICMEMNNKVVLPNCNHSFCMKCYNDWHTISQSCPFCRDSLTRVNSGDLWIYTSSNEIDDLASINKENLKRLFMYIDKLPLVLPDQIFATYPRHF, encoded by the exons ATGCGCAAGTCCTTCAAGGATTCTCTCAAAGCTCTTGAAGCTGACATTCAATTTGCCAATACTCT AGCTTCTGATTATCCAAGAGAAGATGATGGAGCCTGCTTTCAAATGAGATTGTCTTATAGCCCAGCTGCTCAATTTCTTATGTTTCTGGTTCAGTGGACTGATTGCCATCTTGCTGGAGCCCTAGGGTTTCTTAGAATTCTCATATACAAG GTATATGATGATGGTAAGACAACTATGTCCATTTATGAAAGAAAAGCCAGTCTAAAGGAGTTCTATG GTATGATCTTTCCCTCTTTATTACAACTCAACAGAGGAATCACTGATGTAGAAGAGAGGAAACAAAAGGACTTATGTGCTACAAAGTACAAGCCTAAAGATGTGATTAGAAAAGGAAAGTTGTCTGAAATTGATATAGAGAGAGAAGAAGAatgtcctatttgtatggagATGAACAACAAGGTTGTGTTACCAAATTGCAACCATTCCTTCTGCATGAAATGCTATAATGACTG GCATACAATATCTCAATCTTGCCCTTTCTGCCGCGACAGTCTTACAAGAGTAAACTCAGGTGACCTTTGGATCTACACGAGCAGCAATGAGATAGATGATTTAGCATCAATCAACAAAGAGAATTTGAAAAGGCTATTTATGTACATTGACAAGTTGCCTCTGGTTTTGCCAGATCAAATATTCGCGACTTATCCTCGACACTTTTGA
- the LOC105852403 gene encoding uncharacterized protein — protein MVERHIFWRLRNLLMKAELKRDSICMMFFDDMIAVQIDSGFGHVGGRIPTLRSLQEVAGPGYDFFERSQTHDATSLVGRRARDGNDNIIPIAYALVEDRHESIKSAYNNLNNGWQHPPSKHAFCVRHISQNFAREFKDNALKNKVIFMGYSINKSTYRYYRREIGIVNPEALKWLDNIPRQDWIQAFDGGSRWGQMTTNLVESMNAVLKEPRNLPITTLIQSTYYKTGTLFPTMAKQHASILASGHIYTEKCMTFMKLEIRKSNSHRVDSFDRSNHTFMVHETVVPKEGRPIECSSIKYDYWSLISDVYKVETVLKVYSEAFQPIPNEGYWPQYEGVKVCHNPLMRRVKKGRPKTKRIRTEMDTTDRVPRKCGLCRISDHTKKHCPNVARTSTQN, from the exons ATGGTAGAGCGTCATATCTTCTGGAGGTTGCGGAATTTGTTGATGAAAGCCGAACTGAAGCGCGACTCTATCTGCATGATGTTTTTCGACGATATGATAGCAGTGCAGATAG ATTCAGGCTTTGGCCAcgtgggaggtcgcatccccacaTTGCGAAGCCTTCAGGAGGTCGCAGGGCCAGGATACGACTTCTTTGAGAGGTCGCAGACCCACGATGCGACTTCTTTGGTAGGTCGCAGGGCCAGGGATGGGAACGACAATATCATTCCAATTGCTTATGctcttgtggaag atagacacgaatCTATCAAAAGTGCTTACAATAATCTGAATAATGGGTGGCAACATCCTCCGTCAAAGCATGCGTTTTGCGTCCGACATATATCACAAAACTTTGCAAGGGAATTTAAGGATAATGCTTTGAAGAACAAGGTTATTTTTATgg GTTACTCAATCAATAAGTctacatatcgatactaccGCAGAGAAATTGGCATCGTAAACCCAGaagctttgaaatggttagacaatATACCGCGacaagattggattcaagcatTTGATGGAGGTAGCCGTTGGGGTCAGATGACCACCAACCTTGTGGAGTCGATGAACGCAGTATTAAAAGAACCACGCAACCTTCCCATCACTACTTTGATCCaatcaacatattataaaacaggTACACTATTTCCAACCATGGCAAAACAACAcgcatcaattttagcttctggtcATATTTACACAGAAAAATGCATGACTTTTATGAAATTGGAAATACGTAAATCAAATAGTCATAGAGTCGATAGTTTTGATCGAagcaaccatactttcatggtCCACGAAACAGTAGTTCCAAAAGAagggcgaccaattg AATGTTCTAGCATCAAATATGATTATTGGAGTCTTATATCCGATGTGTACAAGGTGGAAACAGTACTTAAAGTCTACAGTGAAGCATTCCAACCGATACCAAACGAAGGATATTGGCCAcaatatgaaggtgttaaggtgtgtcacaatccactaatgcgAAGAGTCAAGAAAGGTCGCCCAAAGACTAAGCGCATTAGAACAGAAATGGACACTACGGATAGAGTCCCAAGAAAGTGCGGATTATGTCGGATATCTGATCATACTAAGAAACATTGTCCAAACGTTGCTCgcacatctactcaaaattga
- the LOC101515588 gene encoding selT-like protein produces the protein MDRTQILLVGLPIFLFFTDIINLFSLSPPPKSSHHNHNHNHIHRIPQPQQQQPLLQQPLDFPTQKQSSIGPIGVGNTVSIDFCTSCSYKGTAVTVKNMLESLFPGINVVLANYPPPLPKRVLSKVIPVVQTGVIIALTAGDQIFPRLGVTPPPLYYSLRANKFRSIASTWLLANFAQSFLQSSGAFEVYCNGELIFSKLKENRFPGEFELKELVGRRIANTHVI, from the exons ATGGATCGCACACAAATTCTTCTAGTTGGGTTACCTATCTTCCTTTTCTTCACAGACATAATTAACCTTTTCTCTCTTTCACCGCCTCCCAAATCATCTCACcacaatcacaatcacaatcaTATTCACCGAATTCCTCAacctcaacaacaacaaccgcTTCTTCAACAACCCCTTGATTTTCCCACACAG AAACAGAGTAGCATTGGCCCAATTGGCGTTGGAAACACTGTCAGCATTGATTTCTGCACTTCCTGTTCTTACAA GGGAACTGCAGTAACAGTGAAAAACATGCTGGAATCTTTATTTCCTGGGATTAATGTTGTTTTGGCTAACTATCCGCCTCCACTTCCAAAGCGTGTTCTTAGCAAAGTAATACCAGTGGTGCAAACTGGAGTTATTATAGCTTTAACCGCTGGTGACCAGATATTCCCAAGACTGGGAGTGACACCACCACCATTGTACTACTCCCTGCGTGCCAATAAGTTTAGAAGTATCGCAAGCACTTGGCTTCTTGCAAATTTTGCCCAATCCTTCTTACAGAGTTCTGGTGCTTTCGAAGTTTATTGCAATGGCGAATTG ATTTTCTCCAAGCTGAAGGAGAACAGATTTCCTGGTGAATTTGAGTTGAAGGAACTTGTTGGCAGAAGAATAGCTAACACACACGTGATTTGA
- the LOC101515266 gene encoding omega-3 fatty acid desaturase, chloroplastic-like has protein sequence MATWFLSECGFRPLPPLYPQPRKFPISCQKVPKFKFLNKTTKRVSLDLSFRPRKWELKVSAPLRVSTEEEEGNGAPGFDPGAPPPFTLADIRAAIPKHCWVKDPWKSMSYVVRDVVVVFGLAVVAAYVNNLFVWPLYWAAQGTMFWALFVLGHDCGHGSFSNNPKLNSVAGHLLHSSILVPYHGWRISHRTHHQNHGHVENDESWHPLPEKIFKSLDNATRILRFTIPFPMLAYPIYLWNRSPGKSXXHFHPNSDLFVPNERKDVITSTICWTAMVALLVGLGFVMGPLQLLKLYGIPYMLFVMWLDLVTYLHHHGHEDKLPWYRGQEWSYLRGGLTTLDRDYGWINNIHHDIGTHVIHHLFPQIPHYHLIEATEAAKPVLGRYYKEPKKSTPLPFHLIGDLIKSMKKDHFVSDTGDVVYYQTDPKLSGSSTSN, from the exons ATGGCAACATGGTTTTTATCAGAATGTGGCTTTAGGCCACTTCCACCATTGTACCCTCAACCAAGAAAATTTCCCATTTCATGTCAAAAAGTTccaaagtttaaatttttgaacaaaacaaccAAAAGGGTATCTTTAGATCTAAGTTTTAGACCAAGAAAATGGGAATTGAAAGTGAGTGCTCCTTTAAGGGTTAGCACTGAAGAAGAAGAGGGTAATGGTGCACCAGGATTTGACCCTGGTGCACCACCACCTTTTACATTGGCTGATATAAGGGCAGCTATACCTAAACATTGTTGGGTGAAGGATCCATGGAAGTCTATGAGTTATGTAGTTAgggatgttgttgttgtttttgggTTGGCTGTTGTTGCTGCTTATGttaataatttgtttgtttGGCCTCTTTATTGGGCTGCTCAAGGGACTATGTTTTGGGCTCTCTTTGTTCTTGGTCATGATTG TGGCCATGGAAGCTTTTCAAACAATCCCAAGTTGAATAGTGTTGCAGGGCATTTGCTGCATTCTTCAATTCTAGTACCTTATCATGGATG GAGAATTAGTCATAGAACTCACCATCAAAATCATGGACATGTTGAAAATGATGAATCATGGCACCCT TTGCCTGAGAAAATCTTCAAGAGCTTGGACAATGCAACAAGAATTTTAAGATTTACAATACCTTTTCCAATGCTTGCATATCCTATCTACCTT TGGAATAGGAGTCCTGGAAAGAGT NNNNNNCACTTTCATCCAAATAGTGACTTGTTTGTCCCTAATGAAAGAAAAGATGTTATTACCTCAACAATCTGTTGGACAGCTATGGTTGCTTTGCTTGTTGGTTTAGGATTTGTAATGGGTCCACTTCAATTGCTCAAGCTTTATGGCATTCCTTATATG CTTTTTGTCATGTGGTTGGATTTGGTGACTTATTTGCACCATCATGGTCACGAAGACAAATTACCATGGTATCGTGGACAG GAATGGAGTTACCTTAGGGGTGGACTTACAACACTTGATCGTGACTATGGATggataaataatattcatcatgATATTGGAACACATGTTATTCATCACTTATTTCCTCAAATCCCACACTACCACTTAATAGAAGCT ACTGAGGCAGCTAAGCCAGTTCTTGGAAGATATTACAAGGAGCCAAAGAAATCAACCCCTTTACCATTTCACCTAATTGGAGATTTGATAAAAAGCATGAAGAAAGACCATTTTGTCAGTGATACTGGTGATGTTGTGTACTACCAAACAGATCCTAAGCTTAGTGGCTCTTCtacatcaaattaa